The Brevibacillus brevis genome contains a region encoding:
- a CDS encoding Na/Pi cotransporter family protein — protein MIVSILAPFTFGLTFFLIGMYAMRSGFQNLAGKKMEEWMGRFTRTPLHSFWIGLFATFVLQSSSAVTVLTIGLTNAGIIQFTQTVGIILGTNLGTTVTTELVALKLESFAIPMLLIGVALWLMPRRNIRCIGLVLAGFGLIFLGIDTLKVMAKPLEQSETFRSLFLESRHSIWIGLITGIIFTALIHSGSATTVITMGLLSHQILSMETALAIVLGANVGTCFTAVIAAIGTNTASKQVAWCHTLFNVAGAIVFLPFLSQLALVSAFLTDSPSMQIAHSQTIFNLVCSLVALPFVPQIARFIQWLIPDKHRPTDFTFRKKMVSSRWK, from the coding sequence GTGATAGTCTCCATCCTCGCCCCTTTTACCTTTGGGCTCACTTTTTTTCTTATCGGTATGTACGCCATGCGCTCCGGCTTTCAAAACCTCGCCGGCAAAAAAATGGAAGAATGGATGGGGCGATTTACACGTACCCCACTCCATAGCTTCTGGATTGGTCTCTTCGCTACTTTTGTCTTGCAAAGCTCCAGTGCGGTAACCGTCCTGACGATTGGGCTGACGAACGCAGGCATCATCCAGTTCACGCAAACCGTCGGCATCATATTGGGAACCAATCTGGGCACGACAGTGACAACGGAGCTGGTTGCGCTCAAGCTCGAGTCGTTTGCCATCCCCATGCTTCTCATCGGAGTGGCTCTATGGCTGATGCCGCGCCGAAACATTCGTTGCATTGGTCTCGTCCTCGCCGGCTTCGGACTGATCTTCCTCGGTATCGATACGTTGAAAGTCATGGCAAAGCCTTTGGAGCAGTCTGAGACGTTTCGTTCGCTTTTTCTGGAGAGCAGGCATTCCATTTGGATCGGTTTGATTACCGGGATCATTTTCACCGCTCTCATTCATAGCGGTTCCGCTACGACCGTAATCACGATGGGCCTGCTCAGCCATCAAATTCTTTCGATGGAAACGGCACTCGCCATCGTATTGGGAGCGAACGTCGGAACTTGCTTTACCGCTGTCATCGCTGCGATTGGCACGAATACGGCATCCAAGCAGGTCGCATGGTGCCATACGCTCTTCAACGTTGCAGGTGCGATTGTTTTTTTACCGTTTCTTTCCCAGCTTGCCCTCGTCAGTGCATTTTTAACGGATAGTCCTTCTATGCAGATCGCCCATTCACAGACGATCTTCAATCTCGTCTGCTCGTTGGTCGCGCTGCCATTCGTCCCGCAGATTGCCCGGTTTATTCAATGGCTGATCCCTGATAAGCATCGTCCTACTGACTTCACCTTCAGAAAGAAAATGGTATCAAGTAGATGGAAGTAA